The sequence below is a genomic window from Bradyrhizobium septentrionale.
CGGCGGCGGCCTGATCGCGGCGAAAGACATGGTGCTGAGAAAATAGGGTGAGCAAAGCGAAGCCTGTTTCACCGTCACCCTGAGGAGGCCGCAACGCGGCCGTCTCGAAGGGCGACGGCCCGACTGGGGCCGTGCATCCTTCGAGGCTCGCCCAGTGGCGCAATTGCGCCGCAAGGCTCGCACCTCCAGCGACAACGGCAAGGCCGTTGCGCGGGGATGACGGGGAAAGATTCTACGACGCTGGCTCCCAGTCCTTCGGCGCCAGCTCGAATTTCGCGAACTCGAAACCCGGTGCCACCGTGCAGCCCACCAGCGTCCAGTCGCCGCTGCTTTCGGCGGCTTGCCAGGCGTTCGCCGGCACGATCGCCTGCGGCTGCTCGCCGCCGATGACGTCAGGCCCGAGCGTGATCGCATGCTGCGGCTCGCCGTCCTCAGCAATCCGCAGGGTCAGCGGCGCGCCGGCGTAATAGTGCCATATCTCGACTGCGTCGATGCGGTGCCAGTGCGAGCGTTCGCCGCGCGCCAGCAGGAAGTAGATTGCGGTCGAGCGGGCGCGCCCATTGGCGTCACAATTCTCGTCGCGAAACGTCTCGCGATAATGCCCGCCTTCCGGGTGCGGCTTCAGCGCGAGCCGCGCGATGACGTCGGCAGCCGAGAACTTAGACATCAAGGTCGGCCATCACGACTTGTTCTTGCGCTCGCGCAGCTCGCCGAACACCTGGGCAGCGTCGGCGCCCTTCATGTGCAGCTTGGCCGCGACCACCGGCTCGTCGGCACGCAGGAACACGTTGGCCTTCTTCTCGTCGCCGAGCAGCACGGGTATCGTCGGCTTGTTCTCGGCGCGCAGCCTGGTCACTTCCTCCGCGCGCGCCTGCAAGGCTGCGTTGTCGGGCTCGATGGTGAGCGCGAACTTGACGTTCGAGGCGGTATACTCATGGCCGCAATACAGACGAAAATCGTCCGGCAGCGAGCGCAGCTTCAAAAGCGAATCCCACATCATCGGGTAGGTGCCTTCGAACACCCGCCCGCATCCGATCGAGAACAGCGTGTCGGCGGCGAACACCGCCTTCTCGCCGTCGAACACATAGGAGATATGGTCGAGCGTATGGCCGGGCGTTTCGACCACACGGGCTAAGAGGCTGCCGACCTTGATCACGTCGGCATTGGCGGCGCGCAGGTCGACATTGGCGATCTTCGCCGACTTATCGTGCGGGGCGACGACGCGGCAGCCATATTTCTGCTTCAGCTCGGCGACGCCGCCGACATGGTCGCCATGGTGATGGGTGATCAGGATGTCGGTCAGCGTCCAGCCTTCGCGCTCCAGCGCCTTGATGATCGGGCCGGCCTCCGGCGCGTCGATCGACGCGGTCGCCCCGGTCGCGGGATCGTGGATCAGGTACCCGAAATTGTCGGTGAGGCAGCTGAATGTGCGAATTTCGGCGGTCATGATATCTCCACGAACAAACGGGACGGACAGGTCAGAGCATGATGTTTCGAAAAAGCTGGTGCCCACGCTTTCGGATCATGCTTTTAACGCGTCCAGTATAGGGGTGAAATATGGCGTTAACGCTCCGGCGGCAACGCAAATTTCGGCGCTCCCCGGCAGCAGGGGGCATGTTAGGCTAGGGCATGGACGTCATCGACCTGCGCGACTTTTATTCTCAGCGCCTCGGCATCGTGGCGCGGCAGCTGATTAACCGCGGCATCCGTGCACGGTGGCCGAACGCGGAGGGCCAGCGCGTGCTCGGTCTCGGCTATCCGACGCCCTATCTCGGCCTGTTCCGTGACACCTCCGAGCGCTGCATCGCCTTCATGCCGGCGGCCCAGGGCGTGCTGAAATGGCCGACCGGGCGGCCTGCGCTGGCGACCCTGATCGACGAATTCTCGATGCCGCTGCCGGATGCCGCGGTCGACCGCGTGCTGCTGGTTCATGCGCTGGAGATGTCTGATGATCCGGAGCGGCTGCTGCGCGAGGTGTGGCGGGTGCTGTCGCCGTCGGGGCGGCTGATCGCGATCATCCCGAACAGGCGCGGCGTCTGGACACGCACCGATGCCACGCCGTTCGGCCATGGCCGGCCCTATTCGCGGGCGCAGATCACGCAGCTGTTGCGGCAGACCTGGTTCACGCCGGCGTCGTGGGGTGAGGCGTTGTTTATGCCGCCGGTTCAGGGCAGCTGGTTTCTGCGCTCGGCGATGGCGTGGGAGCGCCTCGGCGCGGCGCTGTCGATGCCGTTCGCCGGCGTGCATATCGTGGAAGCGAGCAAGCAGGTCTATCGCGCGATCCCCGCGCGCCGCGAGCGCACGCAGCTGATCCCGTCATTGCGGCCGGTGCTGGTGCCGTCATCGACGGCGACGCGCAAGTCCATTCACCCGGAATAGAGCGTTTTCGAGCGAAGCGGATGCCGGTTCGCGTGAAGAAAACGCGCCAAAACAAAAAGCTTCGGTTCTGATTCAATCAGAACCGAAGCTCCAGTGACCCGATTTATTCACCCTCCCCGCGAAGGGAGGGTGGGAGATCTTCAGGGTTATTCGTTGCCCGGATTGAAGTCGTCGCTCGGCGCGGGCTGCGCCGCCATGTCGGCACGCGGGCCGTGCGGGCGGCGGCGGCGACGCGGGAAGCGCTCGCTGCGTTCGCCGCGTTCTGCGCCGCCATTGCCTTCATAGGCGCCGTTGACCTGCGGCTGGGCGCCACCGGTGATGAACGAGGGCAGGCGATCGACACCGCCGGCATCGGCCAGCACGGGCTGCGGCTGGTTCGGCGGCTGCGGCTGATATTGCGGCTGCGGACGATGCTCACGCTCGCGGTGCTCGCGCGGCTGCTGCTCACGCTCGCGCGGCGGCTGCTCGCGCTGGTACGGCGGCTGGCCGTTCTCGCGGACGAAGGGCTGTTGCTGCTGCGGCACGAAGCCCGGCTCCTGGCCGAAGCTTGAATAGCCATCGCTGTCGTCGTCGCTGTCGTCGGTCGCGATCGGCTCGGCGTCGGGGCGCGGCTGCTGCTGATTCTGCCTGAACTGCTCCTGCGCCGCTGCGATGATCCGGTAGTAGTGCTCAGCGTGCTGGTAGTAGTTTTCAGCTGCCACCGGGTCGCCGGAGGAGCGCGCATCGCGCGCCAGCTGGACGTATTTCTCGGCCACATGGGAGGCCGTGCCACGGATCTTGATGTCGGGTCCGTTCGATTCGTACACCCGTGTCAGGGGATTCTGGCCGCGCCGGTTATTGTTGTTGTTATTATTATTGTTGTTATTCCGGTTGCGCATCCGCTTGTTGTTCTGACCGTTTCTCATCTGTCGCCTTTTATTCCAGCCCTGAAGTTATTGCAGTCCGTTCGATTCGGCGCGCGCCAAGGCACGCGGAATCGCAGTCCCGTTCGAAGTGGCTTCGATGTCGCCGACCATCTCGTTCAGCAAAGTCGCGTTCAGCAAAGACGCGTTCCCCAACCGCCGCCAGCGGATCTCGCTAGCGACCAAATCATTGCGCCCGTTGAGACAGGCCCAGTTCTCGTGCGTAAGTCTTCAAGCGCAATAACAGGCTTTCGTTCGCTTGGCGGTCTAGAGCAGCACAGCTTTCAGCCATTGCGCTCAATGTGACCTGCGTTCCTGGAACCTTTCGATCGGCGGGCTCTGCTGAACCCTGGTCATCACCCGTAACGATTACGGGGCCAGCACCGATGTTGTGCCCGGAACGTAGTCGTTCCCGGGGGATATTCCAAGAGGTTTTTTTGCGTTCCAATAGGACTTTATCGGGGCAGCCGACGGGCGGAAATGGCCCTCGGAACGCCGCCCAGATCGGCCCTGGGCGGCCCCGTTGGGGATAACCCGGACGCCGTCATCAGGGCTTCAACGTCGCCGCTCTGGCCCTGCCCAACCTCCACAACCAAAAGTCCGTTCGAGACCAAAAGACCCGCTGATTGCGAAATCAGCGGGCGATAGGCGTCGAGCCCATCGGCACCGCCATCGAGCGCCGCGCGGGGATCATGCTCGCGCACCTCGATGTCGAGGCCGGCGATATCGGCGGAGGGGATGTAGGGCGGATTGGACACGATCAGGTCGAACGCGCCGGTCAGCCCGCTGCCGTAATCGCATTTGATCCAGGTCGCGCGATCGGCAAGTCCGAGCTCGGCGGCGTTCCGGCTCGCCGTCTGCAATGCCTCGGCCGAGATGTCGGTGGCGAAGCCATGCGCGTTGGGCAATTCCGAGAGCAGCGCCAGCAGGATCGCGCCGGACCCGGTGCCGAGATCGGCGATCCGCAGGGCGCGGCCGGCGGTGCCGTCGGCGCGCAGCAGTTCGAGCGCGCGCTCGACCACGGTCTCGGTGTCGGGCCGCGGCACCAGCGTGGCGGCGGAGAGCTGCAGCGGCAGTCCCCAAAATTCCTTCACGCCGAGAATGCGCGCAACCGGCTCGCCGGCGAGGCGGCGCACTGCGAGGCGCTCGAGGCGATCGGATTCGTCAGAGGTCAGCGCGCGCTTCGCTGCCGTGATCAAGCCGGTCAGATCGAGCCCCAGCGCGGCGCCGACCAAGAGCCGCGCGTCGAGTTCGGCGGCGTCGCCGCCGGCCGCCTTGAGGCGCGCGGCGAGTGCGCGCCGGGCGCTCTCGACGGTCTGGCTGCCATGTCCTGTTGATGCGCTCATCGCGCGTTGTTAGCCGATGGTCGATGCGGCGTCGATATCACTTGCACCCTTTGCTGCCGGCGCGCACGGTCGGCGCCTAAAACGCATCGATCCGGAATGCGCGACCATGACGGGCTATGACGACCAGAACATCTTCGCCAGGGTCCTGCGGGGCGAGGTGCCGAGTTTCAAGGTCCATGAAACCGACCGGACCTTTGCCTTTCTCGACATCATGCCGCGGTCGCCCGGACATACGCTGGTCATTCCGAAAGCGCCC
It includes:
- a CDS encoding cupin domain-containing protein; translated protein: MSKFSAADVIARLALKPHPEGGHYRETFRDENCDANGRARSTAIYFLLARGERSHWHRIDAVEIWHYYAGAPLTLRIAEDGEPQHAITLGPDVIGGEQPQAIVPANAWQAAESSGDWTLVGCTVAPGFEFAKFELAPKDWEPAS
- a CDS encoding DUF4167 domain-containing protein, which produces MRNGQNNKRMRNRNNNNNNNNNNNRRGQNPLTRVYESNGPDIKIRGTASHVAEKYVQLARDARSSGDPVAAENYYQHAEHYYRIIAAAQEQFRQNQQQPRPDAEPIATDDSDDDSDGYSSFGQEPGFVPQQQQPFVRENGQPPYQREQPPREREQQPREHREREHRPQPQYQPQPPNQPQPVLADAGGVDRLPSFITGGAQPQVNGAYEGNGGAERGERSERFPRRRRRPHGPRADMAAQPAPSDDFNPGNE
- a CDS encoding class I SAM-dependent methyltransferase, with product MDVIDLRDFYSQRLGIVARQLINRGIRARWPNAEGQRVLGLGYPTPYLGLFRDTSERCIAFMPAAQGVLKWPTGRPALATLIDEFSMPLPDAAVDRVLLVHALEMSDDPERLLREVWRVLSPSGRLIAIIPNRRGVWTRTDATPFGHGRPYSRAQITQLLRQTWFTPASWGEALFMPPVQGSWFLRSAMAWERLGAALSMPFAGVHIVEASKQVYRAIPARRERTQLIPSLRPVLVPSSTATRKSIHPE
- the prmC gene encoding peptide chain release factor N(5)-glutamine methyltransferase — translated: MSASTGHGSQTVESARRALAARLKAAGGDAAELDARLLVGAALGLDLTGLITAAKRALTSDESDRLERLAVRRLAGEPVARILGVKEFWGLPLQLSAATLVPRPDTETVVERALELLRADGTAGRALRIADLGTGSGAILLALLSELPNAHGFATDISAEALQTASRNAAELGLADRATWIKCDYGSGLTGAFDLIVSNPPYIPSADIAGLDIEVREHDPRAALDGGADGLDAYRPLISQSAGLLVSNGLLVVEVGQGQSGDVEALMTASGLSPTGPPRADLGGVPRAISARRLPR
- the gloB gene encoding hydroxyacylglutathione hydrolase yields the protein MTAEIRTFSCLTDNFGYLIHDPATGATASIDAPEAGPIIKALEREGWTLTDILITHHHGDHVGGVAELKQKYGCRVVAPHDKSAKIANVDLRAANADVIKVGSLLARVVETPGHTLDHISYVFDGEKAVFAADTLFSIGCGRVFEGTYPMMWDSLLKLRSLPDDFRLYCGHEYTASNVKFALTIEPDNAALQARAEEVTRLRAENKPTIPVLLGDEKKANVFLRADEPVVAAKLHMKGADAAQVFGELRERKNKS